The window CAGGACAGAAGCTGGAGAGTGCAGAGGTATCTGCACCCCTCTCCCCCAGCTAAACCATGATACCTATGTGTGCTAAGTgactaacccaccaggctcctctacccatgggattttctaagcaagaacactggagtgggttgccatttcctcctccaggggatcttctttttttttcttttttaaaaaatttattttaagtggaggctaattacttagcaatactgtggtggtttttgccacacattcacacgaatcagccatgggtgtacatgtgttcctccaggggatcttcttgatccagggatggaacccaggtctcctacattgtaggtggagtctttgccactagcgccaccaggagAGCCCATGACACTTATATTATTAGCAGAAaaccaggtggcgttagtggtaaagaacccacttgccaatgcaggagacttgagacatgggttcaaccccttggttgggaagctcccctggcgacggaaatggcaacccacttaagtattcttgcctggaaaattccatggacagaggagcctggcgggctatagtccatggggtcgccaagaatcagacacgactgagtgacttagcatgcacgcaggcaCGGTAGACGCCAGGCATGAGGAATCGCAGACATTCCCTCCCAGCTGTACCCATAACGTGGCCATCCCAAATGGGCGAGCTGTTGGGAATGGAAAGCGGTGGCAAGATCCGCTCTTTCAACTTTAAACTAGCACTTGTTGACCACCTTTTGTCTGCTAAGCTCTGTGCCACGGTGCCtctcgggttttttttttttttttaaacaaatccaTGAGGTGGGTCGTATGACCCACAACCTTCTGAGGTAAATGTTACAGGTggcaggtgaaaaaaaaaaaaaagactcagggaGACGCAGTGGCATACCCTACTTCACACAGGTCAAACCTTATTTCTCTGTGAAATTCATTCCCCTTAAACCAGTACCCAGCCCCACCTTATCCCATGCCGCTCCACCCCCTGCCTCCACCGCTTCTCGCCTTCTCAGTCGTCCCCGAAATTAAAAACGAAGTGGTTGGCCGAAAAGCTCTTTAGGGGGTCTGGATTGCAGCCTGACGGCTTTACAGTTTTAGGAGCTGAAAAGTAAAACCCTCAAGGTTCTCACGTCAAAGCACCTGTTAAGGCGCAGCAGGCGCACGCCTTCCCTCTCAGCGCCGGGGACCCTGGGGCCCAAGTCTAGCCTCTCGCAAGGGCGCACGGGCTGCCACGCGCATGCGCAATGGCCTCCGGACGCACGCCGTCCCTCCACTCCCTGCCCCACCCGCGCCTGCTCCCAGGCCCTGAGGGAAATAGCTAGGGCGTATGTCTGGCTTCTGCTGGCCGTTGGCCCCCTCAGACGGTGCCCTGGCAGAGCTCTCCTCGAGGCCCGTCGCCTCCCCTCCTCCCCGGCTCTGACAACAATAGTCTAGCGTAGAGCCGGGGAGATGGGAAGAAGTCCTTCCGCGTGGCACCCCCAGGGCCTCCGGCTGGTCTGGAGTCGGCCCGCCCCGAGGGGCgtgaggagggggcggggctgaggACTTAGGACTGGGGCCCAGAGACCGCCTCCTGCCGAGCCCGAGCAGGCAGCCCAGTCTGGTGCTGAGAGAGCCATGACCGCGCTACTGGGGCTCTGGCCCGAGATGCAGGATACCTGCACCTCGCTGGGGCTGATGCTGTCGATCGTGCTGTTCATGGGGCTAGCCCGGGTGGTCACCCGGCAGCAGCTGAACGGGCCCATGGCCCACGCCTTCGTCTTGGAGTTTCTGGCCACCTTCCAGCTCTGCTTCTGCACTCATGAGTTACAACTGCTGAGTGAGCAGGAACCCCTGCACCCCACCTGGCCGCTGACGCTAATCTACTTCTTCTCAATGGTGCATGGCCTGACTCTGGTGGGCACCTCCAGCAACCCGTGCGGCGTGATGATGCAGATGATGCTGGGGGGAATGTCCGCTGAGACGGGTGCGATTAGACTGTTAGCTCAGCTGATTGGTGCCCTGTGCAGCAGGTACTGCATGGGCGCCCTGTGGAGCCTGGGGCTGACCAAGTATCACGTCAGCGAGAGGAGCTTCGCTTGCAGGAATCCCATTCAAGTGGACTTGCCCAAAGCGGTCAT is drawn from Bubalus kerabau isolate K-KA32 ecotype Philippines breed swamp buffalo chromosome 5, PCC_UOA_SB_1v2, whole genome shotgun sequence and contains these coding sequences:
- the AQP11 gene encoding aquaporin-11 isoform X2, yielding MTALLGLWPEMQDTCTSLGLMLSIVLFMGLARVVTRQQLNGPMAHAFVLEFLATFQLCFCTHELQLLSEQEPLHPTWPLTLIYFFSMVHGLTLVGTSSNPCGVMMQMMLGGMSAETGAIRLLAQLIGALCSSALLHFQEVRTKLRIHLLSALITFLVYAGGSLTGAVFNPTLALSLHFKCFDEAFLQFFIVYWLSPSLGILLMILMFNFFLPWLYDNHTTNKKE
- the AQP11 gene encoding aquaporin-11 isoform X1 — encoded protein: MTALLGLWPEMQDTCTSLGLMLSIVLFMGLARVVTRQQLNGPMAHAFVLEFLATFQLCFCTHELQLLSEQEPLHPTWPLTLIYFFSMVHGLTLVGTSSNPCGVMMQMMLGGMSAETGAIRLLAQLIGALCSRYCMGALWSLGLTKYHVSERSFACRNPIQVDLPKAVIIEAVCSFIFHSALLHFQEVRTKLRIHLLSALITFLVYAGGSLTGAVFNPTLALSLHFKCFDEAFLQFFIVYWLSPSLGILLMILMFNFFLPWLYDNHTTNKKE